In Bacteroidota bacterium, the sequence TACCGTGCCCTCGGCGACGACACGGGCGCCCTCGGCACCCAGCAGGCGCTCGGCCGTCCGCTCCGTCCCAACTACGACTACGCCAACGCCGACATCATCGTAAGCTTCGACAGCGACGAGATGGGCGCGGAGCACCTCGGCACGATCGCGAACCAGCGTGGGATCGCAGCCAGCCGCCGCATCACCGAGGGCCGTCGTAGCACGATGAGCCGGATCTACCTGGTCGAGAGCCAGATGTCGCCAATGGCGGGCATGGCCGACCACCGCGTCCGGATGCGAGCCGCCGATATCCCGCACCTTGCCAGCGCCGTCGCGGCGCGCCTCGGCGTGGGCAGCGCTACGGCAACCGGTACGGCTCTCATGACCGCCGACGCGCACGCCGCACCGATCCTGGAAGCGCTCATCGAAGACGTGCAAGCCGCGCAGGGCCGCGTGGTCTTCTCGGCAGGCGGCACGCTGCCCCCCGAGGTCCACGCGCTCGTGGCCGCGCTCAACGCGGAGTACGGCCAGGAGGTTGTTCGCTACTACGACACCGGGGAGGGCACCGTCACCTCGCAAGACGAGGCGCTCCAGGCACTTGTCACGGACATGAACGCTGGGGCCGTTGGTGCGCTCGTCTGCCTCGGAACCAATCCCGTCTACAGCGCCCCCGCCGCCCTCGGCTTTGCCGACGCGATGGCCAACGTACCCGTCACGATCCATGCCGGGTTGCACATCGACGAGACGGCGCAGCGCGCGACGTGGCACGTGCCGCTCGCGCACTACCTGGAGCAGTGGGGCGACGGACGCGCCTACGACGGTACGCTCTCGCCCATCCAGCCGACCATCGCACCGCTCTACGAGGACGCGCACTCCGACCTTGAAATCGTCAACGTCCTCACCACGGGCCGCGACGCGAGTGGCTACGATCTCGTCCGGACGACCTGGCGCAGCCAAATCACGGGCGCGTTCGAGGACGGCTGGCGCACCGTCCTGCACGACGGGATGCTGCGCGACACGGCCTACCCAGTTGTCCAGCCGGCCAACGTAGCCACGCCTGATCTGAGCGGCTTGCCCGTCCTCGCGCCCGACGCGATGGAACTCGTGGTGCGCCTCTCGGGCAAGGTCTACGACGGCAGCTACGCCAACAACGCGTGGATGCAAGAGGCGTCCGAGACGGTGACCAAGATCACCTGGGACAACGTGGCGATCATGAGCCATGGCACGGCTGAGGCACTCGGCGTCAACTCGGTCCTGCGCAAAGGCAAGCAGTACGTGAGTGTCGTCAGCTTGAAGGCGGGGGGCGAGACCATCGAGATCCCTGCATGGGTCCAGCCCGGCCACCCCGACAACTCGGTCACCGTCGTCGCAGGCTATGGTCGCGACCTGGCCTCGGACCGCATCCCGCCGCCGAAACCCATCTTCCAGCGCTTCAAGCTCGGGTACTTCGACAACGACATCTACGACGACGGCCCCCTCGCCAACGGCATCGGCGCCAACGTGGCGCCGCTGCGTCCGCTCGGTGGCCGCGTCGCCGTCCTGGAGGAGCGCCCGTCCATCGTTGACGAGGACTACCTCATCGCCACGACGCAGGACCACGGTGGCCTCAACGTCGAAAACGCTACCACGGCCGTCGAAGACCGCGGCATCATCCGCCAAACGACGCTCGCCGCCTACGCCCAGGGCGACAACGCGGCCTACGACCCCGTCCCGCTCATTGAGGATGTGCCGTGGCAGGACTATCCGCCCATCTGGGGCGAGGAGCGCGACGCGGCGTCCGACCCGCGCATTGGCGAGGCGATGTATGCCGAGAATCAGTGGGCGCTCTCGGTGGACCTCAACACGTGCACCGGCTGCAACGCCTGCGTGATCGCCTGCCAGAGCGAGAACAACATCCAGGTCGTCGGTAAAGACCAGGTCTCGCGTGGCCGCGAGATGAGCTGGATGCGCATGGACCGCTACTACATGGGCGACATGGACAACCCCGAGATGGTGTCCATGCCGATGATGTGCCAGCACTGCGAGTACGCCCCGTGTGAGCAGGTCTGCCCGGTCAACGCAACCGTCCACTCCCCGGATGGAACTAACGCGATGATCTACAACCGCTGCGTCGGCACGCGCTACTGCGCCAACAACTGCCCCTACAAGGTCCGGCGTTACAACTTCTACAACTGGACGCAGTCGCTCCCGCTCGAAGTCCAGATGGCCCAGAACCCGAACGTCACTGTCCGCTTCCGAGGCGTGATGGAGAAGTGCTCGTTCTGCATTCAGCGCATCCGCTACGCGCAGGGCATCGCCCACATCGAAGACCGCCCGATGGAGCCGCTCACAGCCTGCCAGCAGGTCTGCGCCTCCCAGGCGATCACGTTCGGCGACATCAAGGACCCAGATAGCGCCATCAGCGCCGCGCGTCGCAGCGACCGCAACTACGCCGTCCTCGGCTACCTCAATGTGAAGCCGCGCGTGACCTACCAGGCGCGCATCACCAATCCGAACCCGGCGCTCGCTGGACCGGTCGAGATCCGGGGCGGCTATGACGAACACGGCGGCGATGGCTATGGAGGCGACGGCGACGGCGGCCACAGCAGTGACCACGCCGAAGGGGCCGTCCCCGGCGACGCCCCTGCTTCCTAGGTGTCCGCTTCATAAGCGACAGCCTCCTGAGCGCTTCCCCGCCTGCATTTCCCTGACCCCTGACCTGGGACTGATGAGTACCCCAACCGCAACCGCCGCTCACGAACCGCAGCGGATCATCCTCGAAGAAGAGGCCCTCGTCCAGGGCGGCCTCAACTTCCACGACGTCACCGAGGCCGTGGCGGGCCACGTCGAGAAGAGGATCCCGACGGCGTGGTACCTCGCCTTCACCGGCGCGTGTCTCCTCCTCTCGATGATGTGGTTCTCGCTGGCCTTCCAGGTCTGGAACGGCACCGGGACCTGGGGCCTCAACAACCCCGTTGGCTGGGGCTGGGCCATCGTCAACTTCGTGTGGTGGGTCGGCATCGGCCACGCCGGGACGCTCATCTCGGCGATTCTCTTCCTCTTCCGCCAGAAGTGGCGCACCTCGATCAACCGCGCGGCGGAGGCGATGACGCTCTTCGCGGTGGCCTGTGCGTTGATCTTCCCCACGTTCCACGTCGGGCGCGTGTGGCTGGTCTACTACCTGCTGCCGATCCCGAACTCGATGCTGATGTGGCCCAACTTCAAGAGCCCGCTGCTCTGGGACGTGTTCGCGGTGTCGATCTACGGTTCGGTGTCGCTCCTCTTCTGGTACGTCGGCCTCATCCCCGACCTCGCCACCATCCGCGACCGCGTTCCGACGGGCGACAAGGCGACCATGCGCGACAAGATCCGCCAGAAGGTCTACGCCCTCCTCTCGCTCGGCTGGACCGGCGCGAACCGCCACTGGCGCCACTACGAGCGCGCCTACCTGCTCCTGGCCGGCCTCGCCACGCCGCTCGTCCTCTCGGTGCACACGGTCGTCTCCTTCGACTTCGCCGTGTCCAACGTGCCCGGCTGGCACACCACGATCTTCCCGCCCTACTTCGTCGCGGGGGCCATCTTCTCTGGCTTCGCGATGGTGGTGACCCTGATGGTGCTCATCAGGAAGGTCTACAACATGGAGAACATCATCACGATGGGGGTGCTGGAGAAGTGCAACATCATCATCCTGGTGACGGGCACGATCGTCGGCTTCGCCTACATCACGGAGTTCTTCATCGCGTGGTACTCGGGCGTCATATTCGAGCAATATGCCTTCATCAACCGCATGTTTGGCCCCTATGCCTGGGCCTACTGGGCGATGATGACGTGCAACCTGATCTCGCCGCAGGTCTTCTGGGTTAAGAAGTTTCGCCGGTCGATCCCGATCATGTTCGCGCTCTCGATCGTAGTGAACATCGGCATGTGGTTCGAGCGCTTCGTGATCACGGTGACCTCGCTGCACCGCGACTTCCTAATCTCCTCGTGGGACTACTACTCCCCGACGATCTGGGACGTGACGCTCTATGTGGGCACCTTCGGCTGGTTCTCGTTCCTGTTCCTGCTCTTCCTCCGCTACGCGCCGATGGTGGCCATCGCAGAGGTGAAGGCGGTGATGCCGCAGGCCGACCCGCACTTCTACCACCACGAGGGCGACGGCGGCCCTGGTCACGCTGGCGGCCACGGCGGCGATGGTGGAGTCACCGTCACGGCCACGCCGCCCCCCGCCGCGCATTAAGTCTCTCGCGTCTCCCGACCCGCACGCACCGCGTCCCCCGACTTTTCCGAATCTGATCCCATGAGCCTCCTCTCTGGCCGCCCGGACGCCAACGTAGGCCTGCTCGCGCAGTTCTCGAACCCTGGCACGCTCTACGACGCCGTCAAGGAGATCCGCAAGCGCGGCTACACCCGCATCGAGGCCTACAGCCCGTTCCCGATCCACGGCATGGACAAGGCGATGGGCCTGAGCTACTCCAAGCTCGGCTACCTCGTCTTCATCGGCGCCATCACGGGGTGCTCGCTCGCGTTCCTGATGCAGTGGTGGATGAACGCGGTCGACTACCCAATCAACATCTCGAACAAGCCGCTCTTCGCCTTCGAGCCAAGTGTGCCGGTGGCGTTTGAACTGACGGTGCTTTTCAGCGCGCTCACCGCCGTCGGCGGCATGCTGGCGCTCAATGGCCTGCCGCGCCCCTACAACCCGCTCTTCTTCTCGAAGCGCTTCGCCCGCGTCACCGACGACGCCTTCTTCCTGCAGGTCGAGGCCGTCGACGGGAAGTACGACGAGATGGCCACGGCGGAGCTCCTCTACGAAATCGGCGCGATGAGCGTCGAGGTCGTCGGCCACGAGGGCACCCGCGACATCGCCCGCGGCGGCCAGGCCGAGTCCATCGAGGTCCCCGAGCCCGTCGTTAACGCTTAGCCCTGCACGCGCGCGCTTCTGCGCCCCCTGAATCAGCGCCCCCTGAATCTGAGAGTCCCATGACGACCCGACCGACAACCTTCCTCTTGCTCGCTGCGGTGCTGCTCGGCAGCGTCGTGCTCAGCGGCTGCCGGGGGTGGCGCTCTGAAAAGACGCCGATCCACCCTAACCTGAACATGGACTTCACGCAGCGCTTCGAGGAGCAGGAGGCCAATCCCTTCTTCGCCGACGGCGCGGCGATGCGCCAGCCCGTCGAGGGCACGATCGCCCGCGGCTACCTCCGCACGAGCGATAACGCGCCCTACTACTACGGCCTCAACCAGGACGGCTCCTTCGTGGAGACGAGCCCGCTTGCCATTAACGCGGAGGTGCTGGAGCGGGGGCAAGAGCGCTACAACGTCTACTGCACGCCCTGCCACGGACAAGCGGGCGACGGCGCCGGCATCATCATGAAGGGCAACGGCGGCCAGGGCTATGGCTACACGCCCGCCCCGACCTACCACGACGCCCGCCTGCGCGGCATCGAGGACGGTTACCTCTACAGCGTCATCACCAACGGCGTCCGCTCGATGGCGGGCTACGCGCACCAGATCAGCCCCGCCGACCGCTGGGCCATCGTGTCGTACATCCGCGCGCTGCAGCTCTCGCAGTACGCCTCCGCCGAGGACGTCCCCGTGCCCGTCCGCGAGCGCCTCGCGACCTACAACCCGAACGTCAACCCGTCGAACTAGCGTGCTGGTGAGTGCGGGGCGGAGGCTCTAAGCACGTCCTCGCCCCAACCCCGACCACCCCGAGACCCCAACCATGGCGAACCCCCTCACGCGCTGGCTACTCGATCCGGTCGACGACGACCGCGACCGCATCGCCCGCAAGTACCAGTTCCCGCGCGACAGCCGGGCCTACCTCGCGCCCCTCGGCATCGGCGCGGCGCTGCTCATCATCGCACTTGTGCTCGGCGTCACGGGCGACCAGCAGCGGTTCATGTACAGCTACCTCATCGGCTGGACGTGGTGCCTCTCGATCTCCGTTGGCGGGCTCTTCTTCGTCATGATCAACCACGTCGTCAAGGCGCGTTGGATGATCGTGCTGAGGCGCATCGCCGAGTCGGTGGCGGCGAGCTTCCCGATCCTGTTCGTGGCGGGCCTCCCGATCATCCTGAGCCCGTTCATCTCCTACGACCTCTACCACTGGGCCGACCCGACCCTCTACGATCCGGCCGACTCGCACTTCGACAAGGTGGTCGCGACCAAGGCGGGCTACTTCTACGGCCCGGTCGACCCCACGTCGGGGCCGCCCATCTTCTTCGCGCTGCGCTACTTCGTCTACTTCGGCGTGTTCATCTTCCTCAGCCGGAAGCTCTACACGCTCTCGATCCAGAACGACACGGAGCCGAGCGCCGAGAACACCCGCAAGATGGTCTTCCACAGCGCGTGGGGCATCCCGGCCTCGGCGGTCTTCACCGCCTTCGCGAGCTTCGACTACCTGATGAGCCTCGACCCGCACTGGTTCTCGACCATCTTCGGGGTCTACTTCTTCGCAGGCGGCTGGCTCTCCTTCCTCTCGCTGCTCGCCTTCCTGGCGATGGCGTACAACAAGAATGGCGTCCTCACGCACGAGGTCACGAAGGAGCACGTCCAGGACGTCGGCAAGCTCATGTTCGGCTTCACGGTCTTCTGGACGTACATCGGCTTCAGCCAGTACTTCCTGATCTGGTATGCCAACATCCCCGAGGAGGTCGTCTGGTACCAGAAGCGCCTGATGAACGGCTGGGAGTACTTCAGCTTTGCGTTGCTGATCGCCCACTTCATCGTCCCGTTCTTCGTGCTGCTGCCACGCTTCTCGAAGCGAACCTGGCCGATTCTCGCGACGATGTGCGTCTGGATGCTCGTCATGCACTGGTTCGACCACATGTGGCTCGCGCTGCCGACGCAGTATCTCTCCGGCGGCGATGCCTACGCAGCCGTCCAGGCCGGGAGCGACATGATCGCGGGCCTCGGTGCTGTGGCCGCCGAGGGCGGCGAGGGGCACGGCGGGGGCATCGGTAGCCATAACCCGCACGCGAAGTTTGCCCTGACCGACGTCGCCGCGTGGATCGGGATGGCCGGGCTTTGGCTCGGCGCGATCCTCTGGCGCAACAGCCGCCACGCGGTCACGCCGTACAACGACCCCTATTTCCAGGACTCGCTCAAGTTCGAGAACGTCTAGCATGCCTCCTGTGTCTCGCGCTTGAC encodes:
- a CDS encoding TAT-variant-translocated molybdopterin oxidoreductase, which gives rise to MIELDILSKADVTLDGQPRAWRSPADKARTAESRALQQSEFHPDAFTGEDAFKLDDRAGDDFASGTSRRSFMKIMGASMAFAGLTGCRRPAEEILPYARKPEQVIPGVPNYYATSMPLGGPVQGILIRANEGRPTKVEGNAAHPYNQGATDVFAQASVLNLYDPDRSRVVRRAGEASSSWRDFVAFARQMRDGGVQGNVAVLAEPNDSPTLARLRGEMEAAYPGLRWITYRALGDDTGALGTQQALGRPLRPNYDYANADIIVSFDSDEMGAEHLGTIANQRGIAASRRITEGRRSTMSRIYLVESQMSPMAGMADHRVRMRAADIPHLASAVAARLGVGSATATGTALMTADAHAAPILEALIEDVQAAQGRVVFSAGGTLPPEVHALVAALNAEYGQEVVRYYDTGEGTVTSQDEALQALVTDMNAGAVGALVCLGTNPVYSAPAALGFADAMANVPVTIHAGLHIDETAQRATWHVPLAHYLEQWGDGRAYDGTLSPIQPTIAPLYEDAHSDLEIVNVLTTGRDASGYDLVRTTWRSQITGAFEDGWRTVLHDGMLRDTAYPVVQPANVATPDLSGLPVLAPDAMELVVRLSGKVYDGSYANNAWMQEASETVTKITWDNVAIMSHGTAEALGVNSVLRKGKQYVSVVSLKAGGETIEIPAWVQPGHPDNSVTVVAGYGRDLASDRIPPPKPIFQRFKLGYFDNDIYDDGPLANGIGANVAPLRPLGGRVAVLEERPSIVDEDYLIATTQDHGGLNVENATTAVEDRGIIRQTTLAAYAQGDNAAYDPVPLIEDVPWQDYPPIWGEERDAASDPRIGEAMYAENQWALSVDLNTCTGCNACVIACQSENNIQVVGKDQVSRGREMSWMRMDRYYMGDMDNPEMVSMPMMCQHCEYAPCEQVCPVNATVHSPDGTNAMIYNRCVGTRYCANNCPYKVRRYNFYNWTQSLPLEVQMAQNPNVTVRFRGVMEKCSFCIQRIRYAQGIAHIEDRPMEPLTACQQVCASQAITFGDIKDPDSAISAARRSDRNYAVLGYLNVKPRVTYQARITNPNPALAGPVEIRGGYDEHGGDGYGGDGDGGHSSDHAEGAVPGDAPAS
- the nrfD gene encoding NrfD/PsrC family molybdoenzyme membrane anchor subunit; translation: MSTPTATAAHEPQRIILEEEALVQGGLNFHDVTEAVAGHVEKRIPTAWYLAFTGACLLLSMMWFSLAFQVWNGTGTWGLNNPVGWGWAIVNFVWWVGIGHAGTLISAILFLFRQKWRTSINRAAEAMTLFAVACALIFPTFHVGRVWLVYYLLPIPNSMLMWPNFKSPLLWDVFAVSIYGSVSLLFWYVGLIPDLATIRDRVPTGDKATMRDKIRQKVYALLSLGWTGANRHWRHYERAYLLLAGLATPLVLSVHTVVSFDFAVSNVPGWHTTIFPPYFVAGAIFSGFAMVVTLMVLIRKVYNMENIITMGVLEKCNIIILVTGTIVGFAYITEFFIAWYSGVIFEQYAFINRMFGPYAWAYWAMMTCNLISPQVFWVKKFRRSIPIMFALSIVVNIGMWFERFVITVTSLHRDFLISSWDYYSPTIWDVTLYVGTFGWFSFLFLLFLRYAPMVAIAEVKAVMPQADPHFYHHEGDGGPGHAGGHGGDGGVTVTATPPPAAH
- a CDS encoding DUF3341 domain-containing protein gives rise to the protein MSLLSGRPDANVGLLAQFSNPGTLYDAVKEIRKRGYTRIEAYSPFPIHGMDKAMGLSYSKLGYLVFIGAITGCSLAFLMQWWMNAVDYPINISNKPLFAFEPSVPVAFELTVLFSALTAVGGMLALNGLPRPYNPLFFSKRFARVTDDAFFLQVEAVDGKYDEMATAELLYEIGAMSVEVVGHEGTRDIARGGQAESIEVPEPVVNA
- a CDS encoding cytochrome c; this translates as MTTRPTTFLLLAAVLLGSVVLSGCRGWRSEKTPIHPNLNMDFTQRFEEQEANPFFADGAAMRQPVEGTIARGYLRTSDNAPYYYGLNQDGSFVETSPLAINAEVLERGQERYNVYCTPCHGQAGDGAGIIMKGNGGQGYGYTPAPTYHDARLRGIEDGYLYSVITNGVRSMAGYAHQISPADRWAIVSYIRALQLSQYASAEDVPVPVRERLATYNPNVNPSN